CCGATTTATCTGTGTCTGTCGGTTGCAGAAAACATATCTGTGCATCTCGGTAACAGACAAGAGGGGAGGGGGGTAACGCTCGCCACATCGGCGCCGGTGCAGACTGGCAGGCGTGATTGTCGAGCATGGAGTGCTGCCCATTCGTCCCGGTCGGGAAGCCGAATTCGAAGCGGCGTTCGCCACGGCGCGGCCGCTGATCTCGGCCCAGCCGGGCTTTCTGGGGATTTCGATGTCCCGGTCGATCGAGTCGCCGAGCCTTTATCTGCTGCTGGTGCAGTGGGAGACTGTAGAGGCGCACACCGAGGGCTTCCGGAAGTCGCCGGAGTTCGCGCAGTGGCGCCAGTTGCTCCACGAGTTCTACGAGTCCCCGCCGATGATCGAGCACTTCGTCGCTATCGACTAGGAGGTGATATGCCCATGGACGCAAAGAAGGTCCTGGAATTCAATGCCCGCAACATCGCGGAGTTCCGCAGCAGCGGTGGCAAACTGGGCGGCCCGTTCGAAGGTGCCCCGGTCCTGCTGCTGACCACCACCGGGGCCAAATCCGGCCAGCCCCGTACCAGCCCGATGATGTATCTGCCCGAGGGCGACCGGATCATCGTGTTCGCCTCCAACGACGGCAAGGACAACCATCCCGGCTGGTATCACAACCTGCGGGCGAACCCGTCGGCCACGGTCGAGATCGGCACCGAGACTTTTCCGGTCACGGCCACGGAGATCACCGGCGCCGAACACGACCGGCTCTACGAGATCCAAGCGCAGCGCTACCCGGGGTTCGCCACCTACCGGGAACGCACCGACCGGGTCATCCCGGTCATCGAACTGACCAGAAGCGCGTCGTAAGCCGCAGCGCGATCCGCGGCGGGCCGCGTAGGATCTCGACGCATGGTTCGCCGTGCCTACGCTCATGACGCGGTCGTGGTGATGCGATCCGGTGGCACGGCGAACGCGCTGGGCGGGGCCATCACCAAAGCGCTGTGCGGAAGTTGGGATCATCCGCCGCCGTGCCCACTCGCGCCGCATCACACCGCAAACCGCGTCGCAGGTGACGACGTCACGGTGCGGGTGCTGTTCGCGGCAGAAGCCGCCGATGAACCACGCGTCCGCCTCCTGATCGACAAGGCACTTGCTGTCGGCGAATTGACCGGCCCCGACGGGCTGGTCACCACCTGGCGGCTGAAATCGACTGCTGCCGGCCAGATCCGGCCGGCCGAGCAAGACCGCGCCGCCGAACTGATCGCCCATCACTGAGCCGCCGCCGGGCTCGAGCTGCGGCCCAGGGCATCGAGGTTCGACGCCCCCATCTCGCGCGCCAGACACCACAGGGTCGCGGCGGCCGCCGCCCCGGCGCCGACCCGTCGGGCCAGCTGCACCGCCGCCGGAATGTCGGCGACGGTCGGCGTCCGCCCGCGCCCCATCCGTGCCCGGTCCTCGCGACGGTTGCCGTAGCTGTTGACACCTCCGAGTTGCAGGCCCAGTGCCCCGGCGAAGGCGGCCTCGACCACCCCGGCGTTGGGGCTGGGATGGAGGCGGGCATCGCGGTGCCACGCACGCACCGCGCCAACGGAATCCGGGCCTGCAATGGCGGCCAGCGCACCACTCAACCGGGCGGCCGGCAATCCCAGCAGATCATCGAGCCGGGCCGCCGCCCAGCCGAAGCGGCGGTAGCGGGCGTTGCGGTGGCCGATCATCGCGTCCAGGGTGTTGACCGCGCGGTGCGCCACCAGTCCCGGAACTCCGGCCGCCGCACCCCAGACGAAGGAGGCCACTACCGCATCGGAACTGTTCTCCGCGACGGATTCGACCACCGCGCGGGCGATCTCGTCCGGGTCCAGGCCGGCGGTGTCACGGCCGACGAGGTGCCGTACCCGGACACGGGCCCGGTCGAGGTCTCCGGCGTTCAGTAAGCCATGCACGGCGTGGGCCTCACGCTCCAGGGAGCGGCCGCCGAGCACCGCCCACGTAACCAATGCAGTCAGCACCGTACGCGCCAACGGGTTTCGGGACGAGCGTTCGGCGGCGTAGGCCAGACCGGTCGCCCCGGCCACCAGCAGCAGAACCTGGGCGGCGCCACTGGCGCGGCTGTCGCGATAAAGCCGCTGCTCCAACGCCATTGCGCACCGCGCGAACCCGGCGACCGGATGCCACCGGCGCGGGTCACCCCAGATGCGGTCTGCGGCGTAACCGAGCAGCAGCCCGAGCGCCCGGGCAGCCATCAGACGCGGACCCCGTCGAGGGCGTTCAGCAGCAGATCGGTCAACGCGCGGGGACGGGCCGCGATCCGCACCCAGGTGCTGTCCAGGCCGGGGAAGGTATCGGCGCGCCGCACCGCAATACCGCTGTCGCGTAACGCCGCATGCGCCCCGTGGCCGACCCGCGCCAGCACATAGGGCGCGGCGCCGGCAACGAATGGCACTCCGCGAGCGTCCAGCGCCGCGCCCAGCTCATCTCGCCACAGCGCCAATTGCCGTGCCCGGCGCTCGCTTTCGGCCAGGGCACGTGCATCCGAGCACGCCACCATGGCGGCCAGCGCCGGCGCCGATACCGACCAGGGGATCTGCAGCCGAGCGGCGTCGGCGATCAGCCCGGGGTCGCCGAGCAGATACCCGGCCCGCACCCCGGGAATCGACCAGTGCTTGGTCAGGCTGCGGCTCACCAGCAGCCCCGGATGGCGTTCTCCGGTAAGGGATTGCGGCGCACCGGGGATGGCGTCGATGAACGCCTCGTCGACCAGCACCACCCGCCCCGGCCGCAGCAAACGGCGCAGCGCCTCGGCAGGGTGCAAGACGCCGGTGGGGTTGGTGGGGTTGCCGACGACGACGAGATCGGCGTCATCGGGCACCGCGTCAGGGCACAGGGCGAAACCGTCGTCGGCACCGCAGAGCACAGCGCAAACGGTGTGGCCGGCGGCGACCAGTGCGGCGTGTGGCCCGGTGTACTGCGGGTGCACCACCACCGGCCGTCGCCACCGGCGCAACCGGGCCACCAGATCGAAGGCCTCGGATGCGCCCGCGGTCGGCAGCACCTCGTCGGCGCCGAGGCCATGGCGGGCCGCCAGGGCATCGCGGGCGGCGGACGCGTCGGGGTAGCCGGCGGCGTCGTCGAGGGATGCGTGCAACGCCGTATCGAGCCAGTCCGGCCGCGGACCGGCGTAGACGTTCACCGCGAAATCCACCAGCCCCGATCGGGCCTCGGCATCACCGTGATGATGCAGGTCCGGGCCGGTGAACGCATGCACCGCGTCGGCGAAGCGCTGGGCCAGCCGCGGATGCCCGGCCCAATGGGTGTGCAGGTAGGACGCGTGCAGGTTGGGTCCGCCGACGCCCTCCGGGCCATCCGGCAACTGCCAAGCCGCCGCCACGGGGCCGGCGAAAGTGACTTGGGTGCGGTGGAATTCATGCCCGGTCACCCGGTCGCCGGCTCGGGCCAGCAGGTTGTCCGCCGGCGCGGTGGCGGTGCGGTAGCCCAGGGTCAGCCGCGGCGACATCGCCGCATCGGCGGGCAGCGTCCCGACCCCCGGGACCTCATCGACCGTGCGGCACAGCCAGGCCAGCCCGCCGCATTCGGCGACCGTCGGCACCCCCGCGGTGATCGCCGCCCGCAGCGCCCCGAGCAGCGCGGTGTTGCCGGCCAACTCGGCGGCGTACACCTCGGGGAATCCGCCGCCCAGATAGATCCCGGCGGTCCCGGCCGGCAAGCACGAGTCGGTGAGCGGGTCGAAGCGGGTCACCTCGCAACCCGCGGCACGCAAGAGCTCGAACGTCTCGGTGTAGCCGAATGTGAATGCCCGCCCGCCGGCGACGGCCACCACGGGCCGTGCCGAGGATGCAGCGTGCACCTCGGCACCCGGATCCCAGGCCTGGCCTGCCACATCCGGTGCCTGTCGTGCCAGGGCCGATACCGTGTCGAGGTCCACATGCTGCTCGATCAGCCGGGACAGCCGCTGCAGCGCGGGACCGGATTCGTCGCGTTCGGCGGCCGGCACCAGCCCGAGGTGCCGCGACGGCGTGGCGACGTCCGCATCGCGTGGCAGCACCCCCAGCACCGGAATGCCGGTGGGGCGCAACGCGGCGACGACATCGTCGGCGTGCCGGGCGCTGCCGGCCTTGTTGAGCACCACCCCGGCGATGTGCACCGCCGGGTCGAAGCCGGCCAGTCCCGCCACCACCGCCGCGTGGGTCCGGGAGGCATGCGAGACGTCGACGACCAGCAGCACCGGGCTCGCCGTCAGCGCCGCGACGTGCGCGGTGGAGGCCTCACCGTCGGAACCGAGCCGGCCGTCGAAAAGCCCCATCACGCCTTCGATCACGGCGATATCCGCCCCGGCGGCACCGTGCAGCAGCAGCGGCACGATTCGGTCGGGGCCGACCAGGTACGGATCCAGGTTGCGGGCCGGGCGGCCGGTCGCCAGCGCGTGATAGCCCGGATCGATGTAGTCCGGGCCCACCTTGTGCCCGCTGACATGCAGGCCGCGCGCGGTCAGCGCCGCCATGAGCCCGACCGCCACGGTGGTCTTGCCGTGCCCGGATGCGGGCGCGGCCACCACCAGACGGGGCAGGGAAATGCCCACCAGGCTCACCATTCGATGCCGCGCTGACCCTTCTGGCCGACGTCCATCGGATGCTTGACCTTGGTCATCTCGGTGACCAGGTCGGCGATCTCGACCAGCTCCGGATGAGCGCGGCGCCCGGTGATGACGACATGCTGGTGGCCCGGCCGGCCGCGCAGGGTCTCCACCACGTCGTCGACGTCCACCCAGCCCCAGTTGATCGGGTAGGTGAATTCGTCCAGGACGTACAGGTCGTGGGTCTGTTCGG
This is a stretch of genomic DNA from Mycolicibacter terrae. It encodes these proteins:
- the cbiB gene encoding adenosylcobinamide-phosphate synthase CbiB → MAARALGLLLGYAADRIWGDPRRWHPVAGFARCAMALEQRLYRDSRASGAAQVLLLVAGATGLAYAAERSSRNPLARTVLTALVTWAVLGGRSLEREAHAVHGLLNAGDLDRARVRVRHLVGRDTAGLDPDEIARAVVESVAENSSDAVVASFVWGAAAGVPGLVAHRAVNTLDAMIGHRNARYRRFGWAAARLDDLLGLPAARLSGALAAIAGPDSVGAVRAWHRDARLHPSPNAGVVEAAFAGALGLQLGGVNSYGNRREDRARMGRGRTPTVADIPAAVQLARRVGAGAAAAATLWCLAREMGASNLDALGRSSSPAAAQ
- a CDS encoding antibiotic biosynthesis monooxygenase family protein; its protein translation is MIVEHGVLPIRPGREAEFEAAFATARPLISAQPGFLGISMSRSIESPSLYLLLVQWETVEAHTEGFRKSPEFAQWRQLLHEFYESPPMIEHFVAID
- a CDS encoding nitroreductase family deazaflavin-dependent oxidoreductase — encoded protein: MPMDAKKVLEFNARNIAEFRSSGGKLGGPFEGAPVLLLTTTGAKSGQPRTSPMMYLPEGDRIIVFASNDGKDNHPGWYHNLRANPSATVEIGTETFPVTATEITGAEHDRLYEIQAQRYPGFATYRERTDRVIPVIELTRSAS
- a CDS encoding cobyrinate a,c-diamide synthase; protein product: MGISLPRLVVAAPASGHGKTTVAVGLMAALTARGLHVSGHKVGPDYIDPGYHALATGRPARNLDPYLVGPDRIVPLLLHGAAGADIAVIEGVMGLFDGRLGSDGEASTAHVAALTASPVLLVVDVSHASRTHAAVVAGLAGFDPAVHIAGVVLNKAGSARHADDVVAALRPTGIPVLGVLPRDADVATPSRHLGLVPAAERDESGPALQRLSRLIEQHVDLDTVSALARQAPDVAGQAWDPGAEVHAASSARPVVAVAGGRAFTFGYTETFELLRAAGCEVTRFDPLTDSCLPAGTAGIYLGGGFPEVYAAELAGNTALLGALRAAITAGVPTVAECGGLAWLCRTVDEVPGVGTLPADAAMSPRLTLGYRTATAPADNLLARAGDRVTGHEFHRTQVTFAGPVAAAWQLPDGPEGVGGPNLHASYLHTHWAGHPRLAQRFADAVHAFTGPDLHHHGDAEARSGLVDFAVNVYAGPRPDWLDTALHASLDDAAGYPDASAARDALAARHGLGADEVLPTAGASEAFDLVARLRRWRRPVVVHPQYTGPHAALVAAGHTVCAVLCGADDGFALCPDAVPDDADLVVVGNPTNPTGVLHPAEALRRLLRPGRVVLVDEAFIDAIPGAPQSLTGERHPGLLVSRSLTKHWSIPGVRAGYLLGDPGLIADAARLQIPWSVSAPALAAMVACSDARALAESERRARQLALWRDELGAALDARGVPFVAGAAPYVLARVGHGAHAALRDSGIAVRRADTFPGLDSTWVRIAARPRALTDLLLNALDGVRV